Proteins encoded in a region of the Armatimonadota bacterium genome:
- the purS gene encoding phosphoribosylformylglycinamidine synthase subunit PurS — protein sequence MVTVRVYVTLKPSLLDSAGRTVAGSLKKLGFDEVSNCRIGKLIELQVEDYSEARVKDMCDKLLANPVIESYRFEVAA from the coding sequence ATGGTGACCGTTCGCGTGTACGTCACGCTGAAGCCCTCGCTCCTCGATTCCGCCGGCCGCACCGTAGCCGGATCGCTCAAGAAGCTCGGATTTGACGAGGTGTCCAATTGCCGAATTGGAAAGTTGATCGAATTGCAAGTGGAGGACTACTCCGAGGCGCGCGTGAAGGACATGTGCGACAAGCTGCTCGCCAACCCGGTCATCGAGAGTTACCGGTTTGAGGTGGCGGCGTGA